The window TCTGGGTGACGTCGTTGAGGGCGTCGAAGATGCGGAAGACGTCGATGCCGGTGCGGGTGGCCTCCTCGACGAAGGCCTCGGTGACCCGCGCCGGGTACGGCGTGTAGCCGACGGTGTTGCGGCCGCGCAGCAGCATCTGCAGGCAGAGGTTGGGCATCGCCTCGCGCAGCGCGGCCAGCCGGTCCCACGGGTCCTCGCCGAGGAAGCGGAGGGCGACGTCGTAGGTCGCGCCGCCCCAGCACTCCACGCTCAGCAGCTGCGGCATGGTGCGGGCCACGTGAGGGGCGACGGTGAGCAGGTCCGTGGTGCGCACCCGGGTGGCCAGCAGGGACTGGTGGGCGTCGCGGAAGGTGGTGTCGGTGACCCCGGGGACGGTGCTGGCCCGCAGGTCGGCCGCGAACCGCTCCGGGCCCAGCTCGAGGAGGCGCTGGCGGGAGCCGGGCGGCGGGGGCACGGACAGGTCCGTCGGGGGCAGCTTGACCGAGGCTGGCAGCTCGACGGGCACCTCGCCGTGCGGGCGGTTGACGGTGACGTCGGCCAGGTACGTGAGCAGCCGGGTGCCGCGGTCGGCACCGGGGCTGGCCGTCACCAGGTGGGGGCGCTCGTCGATGAACGACGTGGTGAAGCGGCCGGCACGGAAGTCCGGGTCGGCGATCATCGCCTGGAGGAACGGGATGTTGGTCGCCACGCCGCGGATCCGGAACTCCGCCAGCGCCCGGCGGGCGCGCGCGACCGCGGTGGAGAAGTCGCGGCCACGGCAGACGAGCTTGGTGAGCATGGAGTCGAAGTGCGGGGAGATCTCCGCGCCGGCGTAGGCGGTGCCGCCGTCCAGCCGGATGCCCGCGCCTCCGGGGTTGCGGTACGTGGTGATCCGGCCGACGTCGGGGCGGAAGCCGTTGGCCGGGTCCTCGGTCGTGATCCGCAGCTGGATGGCGGCGCCGTTGACCCGCAGGGTGTCCTGCGACAGGCCCAGGTCCGCGAGCGTGGAGCCGGAGGCGACGAGCATCTGCGAGGTCACGAGGTCGACGTCGGTGACCTCCTCGGTGATGGTGTGCTCGACCTGGATGCGCGGGTTCATCTCGATGAAGACGTGCTCGCCGGCGCGCTCGCCCTCGGTGGCGACGAGGAACTCCACGGTCCCGGCGTTGCGGTAGCCGATGGCGCGGGCGAAGGCGACGGCGTCGCGGTGCAGCGCCTGCCGGGTGGTCTCGTCCAGGTCCGGTGCCGGGGCGATCTCGATGACCTTCTGGTGGCGGCGCTGGATCGAGCAGTCGCGCTCGAAGAGGTGGACGACCTCGCCGTCGGTGTCGGCGAGGACCTGCACCTCGATGTGGCGGGGGCTGAGCACCGCACGCTCGATGAAGACCCGCGCGTCGCCGAAGGCGCCCTCTGCCTCGCGCATGGCCGCGGCGAGCGCGTCGGGCAGCTGGTCGCGCTCGTCGACGCGGCGCATCCCGCGCCCGCCGCCGCCCGCGACGGCCTTGACGAAGACCGGGAACCCGACCTCGTCGGCCGCGGCGAGGAGCACGTCGGCGTCGTCGGACGGCTCGGTCGACTCCAGCACCGGCAGCCCGGCCCGCTTCGCCGCGGCGATCGCCGTGACCTTGTTGCCGGCCATCTCCAGCACCTCGGCCGAGGGCCCGACGAACGTGATGCCGGCGTCCTCGCAGGCGCGGGCGAGGTCGGGGTTCTCCGACAGGAAGCCGTAGCCCGGGTACACAGCGTCGGCGCCGCACTCCTGGGCGACGCGGATGATCTCCGCGACGTCGAGGTAGGCGCGCACGGGGGCGCCGCGCTCGCCGATGAGGTAGGCCTCGTCCGCCTTGATCCGGTGGACGCCGTTGCGGTCCTCCCAGGGGAACACCGCGACGGTGCGCGCCCCGAGCTCGGTGGCGGCGCGGAAGGCGCGGACCGCGATCTCGCCGCGGTTGGCGACCAGGACCTTCTGGAACAACGTGGCTCCCGGGGGCTTCGAGGCTCGGCCGGCTCAGGCGACCTGGACGGCTGCCGAGGCTATCGGTCGGCGGGACGGACGGTCCGCGGGCGTCTCAGCCCTGGCTGTCGACCAGGTGCGCGGGGAACCCGCCCGTGGCGACCGGCCCCCAGCGGACCGGGGTGACCCGGAGCAGGCACTTGCCCTGCTCCGACATGGCCGCGCGGTACTCGTCCCAGTCCGGGTGCTCGCGGCCGAAGGAGCGGAAGTAGTCGACGAGCGGCTCCAGCGCCTCGGGCAGGTCGAGCACCTCGCACGTGCCGTCGACCTGGACGTACGGGCCGTCCCAGTCGTCGGAGAGGACGACGAGGCTCACCCGGGGGTCGCGGCGGGCGTTGCGGACCTTGGCGCGCTGCGGGTAGGTCGACACGACGAAGCGGCCCTGGTCGTCGACCCCGCACGACACCGGCGACGACTGGAGGCTGCCGTCGGCGCGGAAGGTCGTGAGGACGACGTGGTGGCGGTCCCGGCAGAAGGCGAGCAGGCCCTCGATGTCCGTCTGCGTGGCGGTCGCCGCGGCGCGGGGGGTCACTGCTCGCCCCACGAGGCGGTGGCCGCGCCGTCGACCTGCGCGGCCTGCACGGTCCCGCCGCCGACCTCGTCGACCGGGACGTCGAAGCACCAGCGGTGCTCGGCGCTCGCGCCCGGCTCCAGGTCGGGGGCCAGCGCGGGCGCGCCGAGGACCACCGCGTCGCAGGTCAGCTCGTCGTACAGCGCACCGGCCGCGCTGACGTAGCCGACGTTGAGCCCCAGGTAGACGCCCTCGGCCTCGGTGCCGGTGTTCTCCACGGTGCCCGTGACCACGACGTAGCGCCCGCCGGGGGCAGGGTTCTCGGGCTCCTCCGCCGCGACGGCGGCGTCGGCCTCGAGGTCGACCCCGGTCACCGTGACGCGCAGCGGGCCGAGGTCGGCGCCCTGGCCGAGCGGCAGCACGGCCGCGGGGGCGGCGGGCTCGGAGGGGGCCGCGACGGGCGGCGGGACGACGGACGGCTCCTCGCTGGGCAGGGCGTCCAGGCTGGGGAACGGCTCGTCGGTGGGGAAGGTGTCCTCGAGCTCCTCGATCGTGGTGCCCAGGTCGTCCGTGGCCTCCCGGACGGCGTTGACCGCAGCGACGACCGCGACCGTGCCCAGCACCGTCAGCAGCACCGAGACGACGAGGCCGGCGACCGCGAGGCCGCGCCCCTTGCGCTTCCCGCCGGCCGTGCGGACCAGGCCGACGATGCTGAGCACGAGCCCGACAGGGGCCAGGAGGAACGCCAGCACCAGGCCGACGACCGACACCACGTCGGTGGACGGGCCGTCCG of the Aquipuribacter hungaricus genome contains:
- a CDS encoding pyruvate carboxylase, producing MFQKVLVANRGEIAVRAFRAATELGARTVAVFPWEDRNGVHRIKADEAYLIGERGAPVRAYLDVAEIIRVAQECGADAVYPGYGFLSENPDLARACEDAGITFVGPSAEVLEMAGNKVTAIAAAKRAGLPVLESTEPSDDADVLLAAADEVGFPVFVKAVAGGGGRGMRRVDERDQLPDALAAAMREAEGAFGDARVFIERAVLSPRHIEVQVLADTDGEVVHLFERDCSIQRRHQKVIEIAPAPDLDETTRQALHRDAVAFARAIGYRNAGTVEFLVATEGERAGEHVFIEMNPRIQVEHTITEEVTDVDLVTSQMLVASGSTLADLGLSQDTLRVNGAAIQLRITTEDPANGFRPDVGRITTYRNPGGAGIRLDGGTAYAGAEISPHFDSMLTKLVCRGRDFSTAVARARRALAEFRIRGVATNIPFLQAMIADPDFRAGRFTTSFIDERPHLVTASPGADRGTRLLTYLADVTVNRPHGEVPVELPASVKLPPTDLSVPPPPGSRQRLLELGPERFAADLRASTVPGVTDTTFRDAHQSLLATRVRTTDLLTVAPHVARTMPQLLSVECWGGATYDVALRFLGEDPWDRLAALREAMPNLCLQMLLRGRNTVGYTPYPARVTEAFVEEATRTGIDVFRIFDALNDVTQMRPAIDAVRATGTAVAEVALCYTADLLDPAEELYTLDYYLDLAEQIVDAGAHVLAVKDMAGLLRPHAARRLVTALRERFELPVHVHTHDTAGGQLATLLAAVEAGADAVDVATATMAGTTSQPPLSALVAATAHTELDTGISLRAAQDLEPYWEVVRKVYAPFESGLTSPTGRVYDHEIPGGQLSNLRQQAIALGLGERFEQVERMYAAADRILGRLVKVTPSSKVVGDLALQLVAAGADPQAFADDPARFDIPDSVVGFLSGELGDPPGGWPEPFRTRALAGRTAPVRETVLDPDDEAALAADAEPALRRRTLNRLLFPGPTANLAQVRETYGDVSVLDTLDYLYGLRAGAEHTISLGRGVQLIAGLEAVGEADAKGMRTVLATLNGQLRPLQVRDRSVQVDTTQTERAEPGNDRHVAAPFSGVVTLRVAVGDTVEAGQTVASIEAMKMEAAITVPRGGTVARLAVGAVQQTEGGDLILVLE
- a CDS encoding PPOX class F420-dependent oxidoreductase — translated: MTPRAAATATQTDIEGLLAFCRDRHHVVLTTFRADGSLQSSPVSCGVDDQGRFVVSTYPQRAKVRNARRDPRVSLVVLSDDWDGPYVQVDGTCEVLDLPEALEPLVDYFRSFGREHPDWDEYRAAMSEQGKCLLRVTPVRWGPVATGGFPAHLVDSQG